A region of the Desulfobacter postgatei 2ac9 genome:
CAAAAGAAAGTCGCCGCCGTCGATGCGGACAGGCAGGGGCAGGCGCTGGTAGTTTCCGATTGCCTCAATGTTTTTTGCTGTTACTTTAACATCTATCTCTTTGTGGGCTTGGGTTTGATTCAGTTCGAGAACCGCATCTGCCCGGCCGGTCAAACCGGATATTTTTGACATTTCCCGGGCAAGTACCGTGTGCGGCAATATGGAGATAAGGGCTTGGGGAACTTCGGCTAAATCAACCTTCAGGGGGAATCTGCCGGAAAATGGAACTGCGTGCTGATGAATCAGATTAATATCAAGGGCACCACCGGTGACAATGGTTTTTCCCACACGGCCGCCTTTAGGGTATATGCTCAGCATGCCGTCTTTCATTTCTGCACAACCCGAGGCGTTGTCAACAATGACAGGAATATGGGGGATTTTAACGGTAGCGGCTTCAGCGCAGCCGTTTATAAAAAGGTTTTTTGCGTTGAACAGATGACGTATCTCTTTGCTTTTAAACCCCACCGTAATTTTTGGGGCGGTTCCGGATCTGAGTATGTCAAACAGGATGTGAGGCGTCTCAACTCCGCTGAGAAGTGGCAGGCACACCTCTCTTGTCTGGCTGATATCAATCTGTTCTCCGATAAATTCAATACTTGATGCTTCTTGGCCGTAAGAAAGTGATACATCTATGCCAACACGTCCTTTGGGATAAACAAGCTCCAAAGGTGCAAGATGTGCGCTCACCCGCTCTTTTGACAGGGCAAATTCAAGGTCGAATTTCCTTGCTTCGGCACGGTGATTCTTGGGTGCTTTAAGATTGGCCTGAACGGATATGATTCTCAGGTTGCCTGCAAGAATGTTCTCTGCATCATGCCGGCACTCCACAGAGAGGTGTGGGATATCAATAGATGTTATTCTGCCTTTGACTGCGGATTCAAGCATTGGAATCTGATCTGTTTCCAGGCGAAGCCCCGACATCTGCGCTTTAATCGTCACAGCCCGTGTCCGGCCTGTCATAAGAATCCGGCAGTCCATGGTGCTAAAATAATTTGATTGGGCATTGGTTACGACAATATCCAGGTGATCGGTGTCTGCGAAGGGTAGATCAAACAATCCGTCAAATCCGTTCCGCACCCATGCGGCAAGATCCGGCGGCACTGTGAATTTATTTTTTCCGGCAACAGCCTCATTCCTAATCAGTTTGGGGGATTCAAGGGTGATGCGTCTTAGAGCGGTCTTTAATTTGAGCAGCTGGGGCGGCTCCAGTTCGACTATCGCTTTGTTGATTGTAATCTCGTTGTAGCGGTCGATTTGTGCCGATATACCAGTTATGCAGAAACCCGGCAGGGGGGTGAGAATAAATGATAGCTGATCAAACCGGACTTCAATGCCGGTTTTTTTCTGAACAAACCTGGTCAGACGCGCTTTAACCTCTTCCGTGTTGATCAACGGGGTAATGGCAAAGGGCAGAGCTGCTGCGCAAAGGGTCACGGTCACCGCAACAAAAACGGCAATGCGCAGTATGCGTTTTCTGTTCATGGCGATGCATTCATATCTACTATTGAGAAGGCTATTGCCACTTGTATCCGGTTTTATGGCTCAAGGTAATAAAATCGGCAGCAATGTATTTGGCCTGTTCCGTAAGTATTTCCTTGATCTCTTCTTTTTCCGGGTCAATGTCATCCAGGGTTGTCAGCGGTTTTTCTCCTTTTTGTTTCCGGTAATCGTTTTCCAGGGCCAGCTCTTCTTTATTAAAGGCGGTATTGGTTTTTAAACGTTCGGTCAGATTCAAGGAGAGTGTTTTTTGTTCACTCAAGGATTCTGCCAATTGAATCCGCTGGGTGAGATATTTAATGCCAAAAGACTTTTCAGCCCGTTTTTTATAGGCATCATCCAATGGTTTGATCATGGGCTGCAAAGACCTATATGCTGAATAACGGGTGGCGTCAATATGGTCCCAGAGCAGGGCTCCCTCAAGGGCGCTTTCTCCGGTGTCTTTGGTCCTGTAAATCTGGGGAAACCAGATGTCGGGTTCAACGCCTTTGTGTTGGGTGCTTTTGCCCGAGATCCGGTAAAATTTGGCCGAGGTCATCTTCAATCGTCCATCTCCCAGGGGTTTGAGTTCCTGAACCGTGCCCTTGCCGAAACTTTCGGTGCCCACAATAATCCCCCGGTGATAATCTTTGATGGCACCTGCAAAAATTTCACTGGCCGATGCGCTCATTCTATTGATGAGTACCACAAGAGGCCCGGTGTAGAGAATTTTTGGATCTTCATCATAGATGCGTGATACCCTGAATTTTGTTTTGACCTGTACCGTGGGTCCATATTTAAGGAACAGTCCGGTCAGATCATTGGCTTCTTTAAGTGCCCCACCCCCATTGTCCCTTAAATCAACAATCAACCCGTCAATATTCTCTGTTTTTAACTCTTTCAGCAGTTTTATCACGTCTCCTGTGGTGCTTTTGTAGTCCGGGTCGCCTCTGTGAAAGGCGTCAAAATCAATATAGAAATTGGGGATTTCAATGATGCCCAGCTTATAGGTCTGACCGTTCGAGGTCACGTCAACCACCTTTTTCTGGGCGGACTGTTCCTCAAGTTTTACCTCGTCGCGTTTGAGACTGATGGTGGCGGTTACACTGGATTTTCTGGCAGGAATGATCTTTAACCGCACAAAGGTACCCTTGGGTCCCCGAATCAGTTTGACCACATCATCAATGCGCTGGCCAATGGTGTCTTTTATCTCTCCGTCCTGGCCCTGGCCTACGCCGATGATTTTGTCCCCGGGGGCAAGTTTCTGGGATTTGTCTGCCGGACCTTTGGGAATAAGGCGGACCACCTTTGTGTACTCATATTCGTTTTCCAGCACCGCCCCAATGCCTTCCAAGCTCAATTTCATATGAATGTCAAAATCTTCGGACACGCGCGGGGCAAAATATTGGGAATGGGGGTCAAAGGACATGGTGACGGCATTCATGAAAATATGGAATACATCCCGGGACTGTGTCTGGGACAGCTGGGCCAAGCGATTGGAATAGATCTTTTCCAGAGTTTCGGAAATTTCCTCATCCGATGTTTTGTTTATTTTCAAATTAATGATATGGTTCTTCAGCTCTTTTTTCCACAGGGGTTCAAGGCCTGAGATGTCCGGGATAAAGGGTTTATGCTCATAGTCGATGACAAGGGTTTCGTTTTTAGCAAAATCAAGCTGGGTTTGCCAGGATCTGGCCAGCTTGAGAATATATGCAAAGCGCTGTTGGCTGCGGGACTGGTAAAGGTTGAAAATTTCAAAGGCCGGCCCAAGGTTCCCTGTTTTCAGATATTTATACATCAGCTGTTTTAACGGCTGAAAATCATTAAGGTCGGCCTGGGTCAGAAGATGCCTGGCCGGGTCCAGAGATTTGATATACCGGTCAAATACCAGAACAGACATATTTCTATCCAGTTTTTTCCCGGTAACATTATCCCGTTCAAGGGCATTGACAATGGCAATACACTGTCGGGACTGTTCCTCCTCAAATGTAAGTTCGGAAATCTGTGCATGGCAAACCGGCCCGCAATAAAGAAAGGCGGCAACAAGCACTACAGCCCGCAGGCTATGGTAAAGTTTATTGATCTGTGTCATCATCTACGTTTATATCCTTTGGTGTTTCAAAACTGATCCGGCCAAGCCTGCCGGATCTAAGATCCCTGATGATAAGTTGTGATGCTTTTTGAAAATCGACATGCCCGCCTTTTTTAAGACATCCCCGGGCTTTGCCCACCGTTTCGATAAGGGCCTGGGCTTGCCCGGGCAAGGGATTTAAAAACGGGTAACGTTCAATAAGGCAGGCCGGGTATCTTTCCAGTAAAAGCTGTGCGGCAAAATGGGCAAGTTCATGGTAGTCAACGGCTGTATCACTGATCGCGCCGGACACAGCCAGGACAAGTCCGCGGTGCCTGGGTTCAATTACCGGCCACAGGATACCCGGGGTATCGTAAATATCAATATTGTCTTTAAGACTGGTGCGCTGCTGGTGACGGGTAACGGCGGGCACATTACCGGTTTTTGCCACTTTCCGACCGGCCAGGGTGTTCAAAATCGTGGATTTCCCGGTATTGGGAATGCCTACCACCATGACCTTGGCTTTCCTTGCCTTGTTTCTGTCTACCTGTGACACCAGTGATTCCAGGGCGTGTGAGACCTCTTGCGGACGGGTCGCGCAGATGGCTGCCGCCGGCCATTTAATGTCCCGGTTGAAGTATTCAAGCCAGGCTTGTGTCGCCTCCGGGTCGGCAATATCCGCCTTGTTCAGTAGCTTCATCCGGTTTTTGCCCGTGGCAATCCGTTCTAAAAAGGGGTTTGAACTGGCCAGCGGCAGTCTTGCATCAACCACCTCAAGCAGGGCATCCACCCTGGCAATGGCACTTTTAAGTTGATTTTTTGTCTCCAGCATATGGCCGGGAAACCACTGGATATTCATTTTTCTAGTTTTTTAATTTCCTGTTGGTGAATGATTGTTTTGTCCGGCGGTATGGGCGCCTGTTCAACATGCTCTTTTTGAAACAAATACAGATATGAAAAGAGCAAGGCAATGATACTGGAGCCGATAAATCCGCTGACGGCAAAGGTGATGGTATATCCAATCCAGTCGTAATGCCTGTAATAGCCAAAGGCACCGCCGGCGGTCATGCTTAAGATAAATATGAAAGTGAAAATCAGTTTCATGGGTAAATTACGTGTAAAATTATTATAAAACGTGAAATCCTGTCAGAATACGGACCAGTTCATTGTGCAACGCCTTGTTTGCCGCAGCAATGCCTTTTTCCGGGAATTGCCCGCCGCCTGTAAAATCCGTGACCACACCCCCTGCTTCCTTTAAAATAACCGTCCCTGCTGCAATATCATAAATATTTAGATTCATTTCCCAGAATCCGTCCAGGCTGCCCAGGGCCGTATAACAAAGATCCAATGCCGCAGATCCGAAACGCCTGATGTCCCGAAGTTTGGGTACAATTTCGTTAAAAATCGGCAGGTTGTTCTTTTGCCTGCCTGCCCTCAGGCACGCAAAGCCCGTTGCCATGACCGCTTTGTCAAGTTCTCTGGTTTCAGAGACATGAATTGCGGTGTCGCCCACAAATGCGCCTTTGCCTTTTTCAGCATAAAACAGCTGGTTTAAAGCAGGTGCATAAACCACGCCAAGTACTGGTTCTCCCTCTTTTTCAAGGGCGATACTGATGCTGTAAAAGGGCAGCCGGTGGACAAACGACGTGGTACCGTCTATGGGATCAATGATCCATCTGAGTCCGCTTTTTGTCTGGACAGCTCCGTACTCTTCCCCGAGTACGCCATGGTCAGGATACCGGGCAAGGATAGCCTTAACCAGAAACGCTTCAACTTTTTTGTCCGTTTCCGTGACAATATCTTTTTCTGATTTGAATTCAAGGTCATGCAAAGACAAGTTTTTTTGGCCTTCAAGGCAGAGCCTGCCGGCTTCCAGGGCCAAATTTTTTATAAATGAAATCAAGATATCAACCGTTTGTTAACTCATTTTTTTAAATAATTATAAAATTTATATCATTAAAATTTAAGATCAATTTAAGATCTGTAAAATTAAGATCAGGTATTATGGCATATTAGATTGCATTTGAAAATACCCGGCACATCCATTGAAAAATAAAACAGTATTGCTTTGAAGTTACAGGGTTAACATGCCAAGCTTGATTTTCCGGGTCTTGATTTTTAAAGTGTGAAATGAGATGATCATATCTGATGTTTTTTGATCGGTTTCACAGTCCCGTGAAACTATGGCCTTGACCACCCACTATGGCGCAAATATCATGAAATACTTCTTTGTTTTCACCGTTTTTCTGGCAATTTTTGCTGCACATGTTACACTGGCTGCAGAAGATAGATCCGGACCAACCCAAGCTGCACCACCCGAATCTGGACTCCCCGAAGCTGCACCACCCATGGTAAGCTCGCACATTCCCTCCCTGGTGGAAGCGGTCCGTTTTTCCGGTGATATCCGTCTTTGCGGGGAAAAAATAC
Encoded here:
- a CDS encoding carboxy terminal-processing peptidase, with product MMTQINKLYHSLRAVVLVAAFLYCGPVCHAQISELTFEEEQSRQCIAIVNALERDNVTGKKLDRNMSVLVFDRYIKSLDPARHLLTQADLNDFQPLKQLMYKYLKTGNLGPAFEIFNLYQSRSQQRFAYILKLARSWQTQLDFAKNETLVIDYEHKPFIPDISGLEPLWKKELKNHIINLKINKTSDEEISETLEKIYSNRLAQLSQTQSRDVFHIFMNAVTMSFDPHSQYFAPRVSEDFDIHMKLSLEGIGAVLENEYEYTKVVRLIPKGPADKSQKLAPGDKIIGVGQGQDGEIKDTIGQRIDDVVKLIRGPKGTFVRLKIIPARKSSVTATISLKRDEVKLEEQSAQKKVVDVTSNGQTYKLGIIEIPNFYIDFDAFHRGDPDYKSTTGDVIKLLKELKTENIDGLIVDLRDNGGGALKEANDLTGLFLKYGPTVQVKTKFRVSRIYDEDPKILYTGPLVVLINRMSASASEIFAGAIKDYHRGIIVGTESFGKGTVQELKPLGDGRLKMTSAKFYRISGKSTQHKGVEPDIWFPQIYRTKDTGESALEGALLWDHIDATRYSAYRSLQPMIKPLDDAYKKRAEKSFGIKYLTQRIQLAESLSEQKTLSLNLTERLKTNTAFNKEELALENDYRKQKGEKPLTTLDDIDPEKEEIKEILTEQAKYIAADFITLSHKTGYKWQ
- the ylqF gene encoding ribosome biogenesis GTPase YlqF yields the protein MNIQWFPGHMLETKNQLKSAIARVDALLEVVDARLPLASSNPFLERIATGKNRMKLLNKADIADPEATQAWLEYFNRDIKWPAAAICATRPQEVSHALESLVSQVDRNKARKAKVMVVGIPNTGKSTILNTLAGRKVAKTGNVPAVTRHQQRTSLKDNIDIYDTPGILWPVIEPRHRGLVLAVSGAISDTAVDYHELAHFAAQLLLERYPACLIERYPFLNPLPGQAQALIETVGKARGCLKKGGHVDFQKASQLIIRDLRSGRLGRISFETPKDINVDDDTDQ
- a CDS encoding inositol monophosphatase family protein is translated as MISFIKNLALEAGRLCLEGQKNLSLHDLEFKSEKDIVTETDKKVEAFLVKAILARYPDHGVLGEEYGAVQTKSGLRWIIDPIDGTTSFVHRLPFYSISIALEKEGEPVLGVVYAPALNQLFYAEKGKGAFVGDTAIHVSETRELDKAVMATGFACLRAGRQKNNLPIFNEIVPKLRDIRRFGSAALDLCYTALGSLDGFWEMNLNIYDIAAGTVILKEAGGVVTDFTGGGQFPEKGIAAANKALHNELVRILTGFHVL